From a single Stomoxys calcitrans chromosome 4, idStoCalc2.1, whole genome shotgun sequence genomic region:
- the LOC131996647 gene encoding putative nuclease HARBI1 isoform X2 has translation MLSLGHFFSSDEDDEAYTECDMSALRKEIRQNSDIFAMPNSNFIGLFRLNKDAFKYVLESISGKLQDPIKSSAVPKELKLAVTLRILAEGSYQKGAGNDYNVGLSQSSVSKIFTECIDAMHSEICPKWISVRMTEVEKFEIKDYFYKKFKFPGIIGCIDGTHIKILAPGVGERFKYYNRKGFYSLNATVCDHKLRIRYISPNHPGSVHDSLVWNTSDLKEFLKTNYLNGETNTWLLGDAGYPLEPYLITPFRSAEDGTAESRFNYIHSQARNVVERTIGVLKNRFRCILGARQLHYKPKMAGKITSVCAALHNICIHYKIESAVEPNESTEIPSNEAMSNLNETSEDATALNIRRRIMQSLDIY, from the exons atgttaagtttgggacattttttttcttcggaTGAAGACGACGAGGCATATACAGAATGTGATATGAGTGCTTTGCGTAAGGAAATAAGACAGaattcggacatatttgcaatgCCCAATTCAAA TTTCATTGGCCTTTTTAGATTGAATAAAGATGCTTTTAAATACGTCTTGGAAAGCATATCGGGTAAATTGCAAGACCCAATAAAGTCGTCTGCTGTTCCCAAAGAATTGAAGTTGGCGGTAACATTGCGCATACTTGCTGAAGGCAGTTACCAAAAAGGAGCTGGCAACGACTATAATGTTGGGCTTTCACAGTCTTCTGTaagcaaaatttttacagaatgCATTGATGCAATGCACAGTGAAATTTGTCCAAAATGGATATCGGTTAGAATGACGGAAGTGGAAAAGTTTGAAATAAaggattatttttataaaaagtttaaatttcccGGCATTATTGGATGCATAGATGGAACGCATATCAAAATTTTGGCTCCAGGAGTTGGTGAAAGATTTAAATATTATAATCGAAAAGGATTTTATAGTTTAAATGCTACC GTTTGCGACCATAAACTTAGAATCAGATATATATCCCCCAATCATCCCGGCTCAGTTCACGATTCATTGGTGTGGAATACAAGCGACTTAAAAGAGTTTCTAAAGACCAACTATTTAAATGGCGAAACTAATACATGGCTGCTTG GAGATGCAGGCTACCCTCTTGAACCCTACTTGATAACTCCATTCAGGTCAGCGGAAGACGGAACTGCAGAAAGCCGCTTTAATTACATACATTCACAAGCTAGAAATGTAGTGGAGCGTACAATTGGTGTCCTCAAAAATCGTTTTCGATGTATTTTAGGAGCGAGGCAACTGCATTATAAACCGAAAATGGCTGGAAAAATTACTTCTGTTTGTGCTGCTTTGCATAACATATGTATTCATTACAAAATTGAATCCGCAGTTGAGCCCAATGAAAGCACAGAAATTCCTAGCAATGAAGCAATGTCGAACCTCAATGAAACTAGCGAAGACGCCACTGCTTTAAATATAAGAAGGAGAATTATGCAGTCTTTGGATATTTATTaa
- the LOC131996648 gene encoding uncharacterized protein LOC131996648, with protein MSCKMNKITTQQQFAKMMELLEANPNLARAYHSGLHKVNTKEEWAKIAIELNSIGPPMRQGTEWMKVWADFKCNLKKKLLHNKAECRATGGGPHKQFVLTTVEEAASSLLQLDSIVNSDGEIGVSNTPLKSSYCPMDTTKENESSEYISTPRIRKKVETKADKTEKTALLENQLKVQTELYSQVKDSLQNVERYNRKIFKIKEEELKIYKAAEKREEEKFLLYKKELKSKEDFRNKLLKARTEEIEIKKRRIELDEWKSGIRE; from the exons ATGAGCTGCAAAAT GAATAAAATAACCACGCAACAACAGTTTGCAAAAATGATGGAATTGTTGGAGGCAAATCCAAATCTTGCGCGTGCGTACCACAGCGGCCTACATAAAGTAAATACCAAGGAGGAATGGGCGAAAATTGCCATTGAATTAAATTCCATTGGGCCTCCCATGCGCCAAGGTACGGAATGGATGAAGGTGTGGGCAGACTTCAAATGTAATTTGAAAAAGAAGCTGCTGCACAACAAGGCAGAATGCCGTGCAACGGGAGGAGGGCCACACAAACAATTTGTGCTGACGACAGTGGAGGAAGCTGCCTCAAGTTTGCTGCAGCTAGACTCCATAGTAAATTCGGATGGAGAAATTGGAGTCTCAAATACTCCACTTAAGTCCAGCTATTGCCCTATGGACACCACAAAGGAAAATGAGAGTAGTGAGTATATCTCGACACCGCGAATTCGGAAAAAAGTGGAAACAAAGGCTGACAAGACAGAGAAGACTGCGCTGCTGGAAAACCAGCTAAAAGTCCAAACCGAGCTATACTCTCAAGTGAAGGACTCTCTACAAAATGTGGAGAGATACAAtagaaaaatcttcaaaattaaagaagaagagCTTAAAATTTACAAAGCTGCAGAAAAAAGGGAAgaagaaaagtttttattatataaaaaggagttaaagAGCAAAGAAGACTTCAGAAATAAATTGCTAAAAGCAAGAACGGAggaaatcgaaataaaaaaaaggcgAATAGAGCTGGATGAATGGAAGAGCGGCATTCGGGAGTAA
- the LOC131996647 gene encoding putative nuclease HARBI1 isoform X1, with product MLSLGHFFSSDEDDEAYTECDMSALRKEIRQNSDIFAMPNSNFIGLFRLNKDAFKYVLESISGKLQDPIKSSAVPKELKLAVTLRILAEGSYQKGAGNDYNVGLSQSSVSKIFTECIDAMHSEICPKWISVRMTEVEKFEIKDYFYKKFKFPGIIGCIDGTHIKILAPGVGERFKYYNRKGFYSLNATVVCDHKLRIRYISPNHPGSVHDSLVWNTSDLKEFLKTNYLNGETNTWLLGDAGYPLEPYLITPFRSAEDGTAESRFNYIHSQARNVVERTIGVLKNRFRCILGARQLHYKPKMAGKITSVCAALHNICIHYKIESAVEPNESTEIPSNEAMSNLNETSEDATALNIRRRIMQSLDIY from the exons atgttaagtttgggacattttttttcttcggaTGAAGACGACGAGGCATATACAGAATGTGATATGAGTGCTTTGCGTAAGGAAATAAGACAGaattcggacatatttgcaatgCCCAATTCAAA TTTCATTGGCCTTTTTAGATTGAATAAAGATGCTTTTAAATACGTCTTGGAAAGCATATCGGGTAAATTGCAAGACCCAATAAAGTCGTCTGCTGTTCCCAAAGAATTGAAGTTGGCGGTAACATTGCGCATACTTGCTGAAGGCAGTTACCAAAAAGGAGCTGGCAACGACTATAATGTTGGGCTTTCACAGTCTTCTGTaagcaaaatttttacagaatgCATTGATGCAATGCACAGTGAAATTTGTCCAAAATGGATATCGGTTAGAATGACGGAAGTGGAAAAGTTTGAAATAAaggattatttttataaaaagtttaaatttcccGGCATTATTGGATGCATAGATGGAACGCATATCAAAATTTTGGCTCCAGGAGTTGGTGAAAGATTTAAATATTATAATCGAAAAGGATTTTATAGTTTAAATGCTACCGTG GTTTGCGACCATAAACTTAGAATCAGATATATATCCCCCAATCATCCCGGCTCAGTTCACGATTCATTGGTGTGGAATACAAGCGACTTAAAAGAGTTTCTAAAGACCAACTATTTAAATGGCGAAACTAATACATGGCTGCTTG GAGATGCAGGCTACCCTCTTGAACCCTACTTGATAACTCCATTCAGGTCAGCGGAAGACGGAACTGCAGAAAGCCGCTTTAATTACATACATTCACAAGCTAGAAATGTAGTGGAGCGTACAATTGGTGTCCTCAAAAATCGTTTTCGATGTATTTTAGGAGCGAGGCAACTGCATTATAAACCGAAAATGGCTGGAAAAATTACTTCTGTTTGTGCTGCTTTGCATAACATATGTATTCATTACAAAATTGAATCCGCAGTTGAGCCCAATGAAAGCACAGAAATTCCTAGCAATGAAGCAATGTCGAACCTCAATGAAACTAGCGAAGACGCCACTGCTTTAAATATAAGAAGGAGAATTATGCAGTCTTTGGATATTTATTaa
- the LOC131996647 gene encoding putative nuclease HARBI1 isoform X3 has translation MLSLGHFFSSDEDDEAYTECDMSALRKEIRQNSDIFAMPNSKLNKDAFKYVLESISGKLQDPIKSSAVPKELKLAVTLRILAEGSYQKGAGNDYNVGLSQSSVSKIFTECIDAMHSEICPKWISVRMTEVEKFEIKDYFYKKFKFPGIIGCIDGTHIKILAPGVGERFKYYNRKGFYSLNATVVCDHKLRIRYISPNHPGSVHDSLVWNTSDLKEFLKTNYLNGETNTWLLGDAGYPLEPYLITPFRSAEDGTAESRFNYIHSQARNVVERTIGVLKNRFRCILGARQLHYKPKMAGKITSVCAALHNICIHYKIESAVEPNESTEIPSNEAMSNLNETSEDATALNIRRRIMQSLDIY, from the exons atgttaagtttgggacattttttttcttcggaTGAAGACGACGAGGCATATACAGAATGTGATATGAGTGCTTTGCGTAAGGAAATAAGACAGaattcggacatatttgcaatgCCCAATTCAAA ATTGAATAAAGATGCTTTTAAATACGTCTTGGAAAGCATATCGGGTAAATTGCAAGACCCAATAAAGTCGTCTGCTGTTCCCAAAGAATTGAAGTTGGCGGTAACATTGCGCATACTTGCTGAAGGCAGTTACCAAAAAGGAGCTGGCAACGACTATAATGTTGGGCTTTCACAGTCTTCTGTaagcaaaatttttacagaatgCATTGATGCAATGCACAGTGAAATTTGTCCAAAATGGATATCGGTTAGAATGACGGAAGTGGAAAAGTTTGAAATAAaggattatttttataaaaagtttaaatttcccGGCATTATTGGATGCATAGATGGAACGCATATCAAAATTTTGGCTCCAGGAGTTGGTGAAAGATTTAAATATTATAATCGAAAAGGATTTTATAGTTTAAATGCTACCGTG GTTTGCGACCATAAACTTAGAATCAGATATATATCCCCCAATCATCCCGGCTCAGTTCACGATTCATTGGTGTGGAATACAAGCGACTTAAAAGAGTTTCTAAAGACCAACTATTTAAATGGCGAAACTAATACATGGCTGCTTG GAGATGCAGGCTACCCTCTTGAACCCTACTTGATAACTCCATTCAGGTCAGCGGAAGACGGAACTGCAGAAAGCCGCTTTAATTACATACATTCACAAGCTAGAAATGTAGTGGAGCGTACAATTGGTGTCCTCAAAAATCGTTTTCGATGTATTTTAGGAGCGAGGCAACTGCATTATAAACCGAAAATGGCTGGAAAAATTACTTCTGTTTGTGCTGCTTTGCATAACATATGTATTCATTACAAAATTGAATCCGCAGTTGAGCCCAATGAAAGCACAGAAATTCCTAGCAATGAAGCAATGTCGAACCTCAATGAAACTAGCGAAGACGCCACTGCTTTAAATATAAGAAGGAGAATTATGCAGTCTTTGGATATTTATTaa